In a single window of the Raphanus sativus cultivar WK10039 chromosome 9, ASM80110v3, whole genome shotgun sequence genome:
- the LOC108827083 gene encoding protein DETOXIFICATION 48, whose protein sequence is MCNLTPSSSSSLLSSKDKTHLSKLETCDADHPHYSDFTDDGSLDINRWPTFLEGIEEVKAIGRISGPTAMTGLLMYSRAMISMLFLGYLGELELAGGSLSIGFANITGYSVISGLSMGMEPICGQAYGAKQMKLLGLTLQRTVLLLLSCSVPISFSWLNMRRILLWCGQDEEISAVAQNFLLFAIPDLFLLSLLHPLRVYLRTQNITLPVTYSTAVSVLLHVPLNFLFVVKLEMGVAGVAIAMVLTNLNLVVLLSSFVYFTSVHSDTWVPLTMDSLKGWSSLLSLAIPTCVSVCLEWWWYEFMIILCGLLANPRATVASMGILIQTTALVYVFPSSLSLGVSTRISNELGAKRPAKARVSMIISLLCATALGLMAMVFTLLVRHRWGRLFTTDVEILELTSIALPIVGLCELGNCPQTTGCGVLRGCARPTLGANINLGSFYFVGMPVAILLGFIFKLGFPGLWFGLLAAQATCASLMLFALLRTDWAVQAERAEELTSKTHGETPPLLPISRAKSRSAPDTEDMMRTMLV, encoded by the exons ATGTGTAATTTAACaccatcttcttcctcgtccttaCTATCTTCTAAAGACAAAACCCATTTATCAAAACTCGAAACCTGTGATGCTGACCATCCCCATTATTCCGATTTCACCGATGACGGTTCCCTAGACATTAATAGATGGCCAACTTTTCTCGAG GGCATAGAGGAAGTGAAAGCGATCGGAAGAATCTCTGGGCCGACGGCAATGACCGGGCTTCTTATGTACTCAAGAGCAATGATATCCATGTTGTTCCTTGGCTACCTCGGCGAACTGGAGTTAGCTGGGGGATCTCTCTCCATCGGCTTTGCCAATATCACCGGCTACTCCGTCATCTCCGGCTTGTCCATGGGGATGGAGCCAATCTGCGGCCAAGCTTACGGTGCTAAGCAAATGAAGCTTTTAGGACTAACCCTTCAAAGAAccgtcctcctcctcctctcatgTTCGGTTCCCATCTCCTTCTCTTGGCTCAATATGAGGCGAATCCTCTTGTGGTGCGGCCAAGACGAAGAGATCTCCGCCGTTGCACAAAATTTCCTTCTATTCGCCATCCCTgacctcttcctcctctctctGCTTCATCCTCTTCGTGTTTACCTCCGAACACAAAACATCACATTGCCTGTGACTTACTCCACGGCCGTCTCCGTCCTCCTTCACGTTCCGTTGAACTTTCTTTTTGTGGTGAAGCTCGAGATGGGAGTCGCGGGAGTCGCTATTGCTATGGTCTTAACCAATCTCAACCTCGTAGTCCTCTTATCTTCTTTTGTGTATTTCACAAGCGTGCATAGTGATACATGGGTCCCACTTACTATGGACTCTCTTAAAGGTTGGTCGTCTTTGCTCTCGCTTGCAATACCCACTTGTGTATCCGTTTGTCTGGAATGGTGGTGGTACGAGTTCATGATCATTTTGTGTGGACTTTTGGCTAACCCAAGAGCCACCGTTGCTTCCATGGGAATCTTGATCCAAACAACAGCTCTAGTCTACGTCTTTCCATCCTCTCTCAGCCTCGGTGTGTCCACAAGAATCAGCAATGAGCTTGGGGCTAAACGCCCGGCGAAAGCTCGTGTGTCCATGATCATTTCCCTGCTCTGCGCGACCGCCTTAGGCCTAATGGCAATGGTGTTCACCTTGCTTGTTAGGCACCGATGGGGACGCTTGTTCACCACGGATGTAGAGATTCTTGAGCTGACTTCAATTGCATTGCCCATCGTGGGTTTATGTGAACTCGGGAACTGTCCTCAAACGACCGGTTGTGGTGTTTTGAGAGGCTGTGCAAGGCCAACACTGGGTGCCAACATAAACTTGGGTTCGTTTTACTTTGTGGGCATGCCGGTGGCTATTCTTTTAGGCTTCATTTTCAAACTAGGGTTTCCAGGTCTGTGGTTCGGCTTGCTTGCGGCTCAAGCGACATGTGCTTCTCTCATGTTGTTTGCACTCTTGAGAACAGATTGGGCAGTCCAAGCAGAGAGAGCTGAAGAACTGACGTCGAAAACACATGGAGAAACTCCTCCTCTCCTCCCAATCTCCAGGGCTAAGAGCCGGTCTGCACCAGATACAGAAGATATGATGAGAACCATGTTGGTTTAG
- the LOC130499514 gene encoding uncharacterized protein LOC130499514 — MDIPELPRRLYTLGEEPEPHNSISYHTDNTKLHTALREALTDAEFEELKESRLGVFIKFKEQGFGWASRLVHHLLGLKLDIKKKYEMWCLVGPEPARFSLLEFENITGLNCDYIEDLETPECEVTPQMVSFWEMMGVHREAGPSTDQIIAALKRCGDWSREDRKRLAYLSIFTGFIEGKKFSSATRATLARLVMDLERFENYPWGRVAFKVLMDSLWNKDITGCYTVDGFIQVLQVWAYEAIPGLGASIGLPRANSPSPPILAYDGSRGRRFM, encoded by the coding sequence atggatattccagaactcccccgtaggttatacacattaggggaagagccagaaccccacaatagcatttcgtatcatacggataacacgaagttgcatactgctcttagggaagctctcactgatgctgaatttgaagagctcaaggagtcgagattgggagttttcatcaagttcaaggagcagggatttggttgggcttcaaggctggttcaccacttgctcggtttaaagctggacattaagaagaagtacgagatgtggtgtctcgttggtccagaacctgcgaggttttcactgttagagtttgaaaacatcactggtctaaactgcgactacatcgaggaccttgagacaccagaatgtgaagttaccccacagatggtttctttctgggagatgatgggagttcatcgggaagctgggccaagtactgatcagataatagcagcactgaagagatgcggggattggtccagggaagatcgcaagcgactcgcgtacctttccatcttcactggattcattgaagggaaaaagttctcaagcgctacacgagctactctcgcaaggctagtgatggatttagaaaggtttgagaattatccatgggggagagtcgcgtttaaggtgctgatggactctttgtggaacaaagatattactggctgttacaccgtggatggctttatacaagttcttcaggtctgggcgtacgaagctattccgggattgggtgctagtattggtctacccagagcaaacagtccgtctccaccgattctggcttacgacggcagcagaggccgcagattcatg